A stretch of Corallococcus exiguus DNA encodes these proteins:
- a CDS encoding LysR family transcriptional regulator gives MDLNELLIFARVVQAGSFTAAAKALRMPKSTVSRKVSELEERVGAQLLQRTTRTLHLTEVGRAYYAHCERIVAEAEAAELAVTRLQAGPYGLLRVTTPLSVHFLAPLVARFMEKYPDVQVELLCTDRAVDLLEEGFDLAVRAGRLPDSSLMARRLGDIEWLVVASPGYLQARGAPKAPADLAKHDCLFFGKSVQGNVWTLHAGGRSVEVKVSGRLVVNEPDMLRAVTSLGAGVALIPGQQCIEDLASGRLQRVLPDWSSTGAPVHAVYPPTRHHVPKVMAFVEVLREHWPHNQEAFKRAKR, from the coding sequence ATGGACCTCAACGAACTCCTCATCTTCGCCCGGGTGGTCCAGGCGGGCAGCTTCACGGCGGCGGCGAAGGCGCTGCGCATGCCCAAGTCCACCGTGAGCCGCAAGGTGTCCGAGCTGGAGGAGCGAGTAGGCGCGCAGCTGCTTCAGCGCACCACGCGCACGCTGCACCTGACGGAGGTGGGCCGCGCGTACTACGCGCACTGCGAGCGCATCGTCGCGGAAGCGGAGGCCGCGGAGCTGGCGGTGACACGCCTGCAAGCAGGGCCATACGGCCTGCTGCGCGTGACAACACCCCTGTCCGTCCATTTCCTCGCGCCACTGGTAGCGCGCTTCATGGAGAAGTACCCGGACGTGCAGGTGGAGCTGCTCTGCACGGACCGGGCGGTGGACCTGTTGGAGGAGGGCTTCGACCTGGCGGTGCGCGCCGGCCGGCTGCCGGACTCGTCGTTGATGGCACGGCGGCTGGGGGACATCGAGTGGCTCGTGGTGGCTTCGCCCGGCTATCTCCAGGCGCGGGGCGCACCGAAGGCGCCAGCGGACCTGGCGAAGCACGACTGCCTCTTCTTCGGCAAGTCAGTGCAGGGAAACGTCTGGACGCTGCACGCGGGCGGGCGCTCCGTCGAAGTGAAGGTCTCCGGGCGGCTGGTGGTGAACGAGCCGGACATGCTGCGCGCGGTGACGTCATTGGGCGCCGGGGTGGCGCTCATCCCGGGCCAGCAATGCATCGAGGACCTGGCGTCCGGGCGGCTCCAGCGCGTGCTGCCAGACTGGAGCTCCACGGGCGCGCCGGTGCACGCCGTCTACCCGCCCACGCGCCACCACGTGCCCAAGGTGATGGCCTTCGTGGAGGTGCTG
- a CDS encoding YceI family protein, whose translation MATTSWNIDTTHTGIHFSVRHMVVAKVRGSFTKFGGTITLDDANPAASAVSVSIESASISTGVDQRDNHLRSPDFFDVEKFPAITFQSTKVEPSGKHLKVTGQLSIRGISREVVLETEQLGIAKDPWGNTKAAFEAKTTINRSDFGLTWNQALEAGGVLVGEKIEIALEVQAAQAQGEKAA comes from the coding sequence ATGGCCACCACCTCCTGGAACATCGACACCACGCACACGGGCATCCACTTCAGCGTCCGCCACATGGTCGTCGCGAAGGTTCGCGGCAGCTTCACGAAGTTCGGCGGCACCATCACTCTGGATGACGCGAACCCGGCGGCCTCGGCGGTCTCCGTCTCCATCGAGTCGGCGAGCATCAGCACCGGCGTTGACCAGCGCGACAACCACCTGCGCTCGCCGGACTTCTTCGACGTGGAGAAGTTCCCGGCCATCACCTTCCAGAGCACGAAGGTGGAGCCCTCCGGCAAGCACCTGAAGGTGACGGGTCAGCTCTCCATCCGCGGCATCAGCCGCGAGGTCGTCCTGGAGACCGAGCAGCTGGGCATCGCCAAGGACCCGTGGGGCAACACCAAGGCCGCGTTCGAGGCGAAGACGACCATCAACCGCAGTGACTTCGGCCTGACGTGGAACCAGGCCCTGGAAGCGGGCGGCGTGCTGGTGGGCGAGAAGATTGAAATCGCCCTCGAGGTCCAGGCCGCCCAGGCGCAGGGCGAGAAGGCGGCCTGA